A section of the Oncorhynchus gorbuscha isolate QuinsamMale2020 ecotype Even-year linkage group LG06, OgorEven_v1.0, whole genome shotgun sequence genome encodes:
- the LOC124037290 gene encoding ADP-ribosylation factor 4-like, with protein sequence MGVMVSQLFSRFFEKKQMRILMVGLDAAGKTTVLYKLKLGEVVTTIPTIGFNVETVEYKNISFTVWDVGGQHVIRPLWKHYYQNTEGLIFVVDSNDPERINDATEELQNMLEEDQLRDVVLLVFANKQDLPNAMSVSDITNKLGLRKLQLNTPWFVQATCATQGSGLLEGLDWLADQLSKR encoded by the exons ATGGGTGTTATGGTTTCGCAACTCTTCTCTCGTTTCTTCGAGAAAAAACAGATGAGAATTCTAATGG TTGGGTTAGATGCTGCAGGGAAGACCACTGTCCTGTACAAACTAAAACTTGGAGAAGTTGTCACCACTATCCCCACTATTG GGTTCAATGTGGAGACGGTTGAGTACAAGAACATCAGCTTCACGGTGTGGGATGTAGGTGGTCAGCACGTCATCAGACCTCTGTGGAAGCATTACTACCAGAACACGGAG GGTCTTATATTTGTGGTAGACAGCAACGATCCTGAGAGGATAAATGATGCTACAGAGGAACTACAGAACATG CTTGAAGAGGACCAGCTGAGAGATGTAGTTCTGCTGGTGTTCGCCAACAAACAGGACCTTCCCAACGCCATGTCTGTCAGTGACATCACAAATAAACTGGGACTGAGGAAACTTCAACTGAATACTCCT tggTTTGTCCAGGCTACTTGTGCGACCCAGGGTTCAGGCCTGTTGGAAGGActggactggttggctgaccaGCTTTCCAAGCGCTAA
- the LOC124038506 gene encoding ADP-ribosylation factor 4-like has product MGVMVSQLFSRFFEKKQMRILMVGLDAAGKTTVLYKLKLGEVVTTIPTIGFNVETVEYKNISFTVWDVGGQHVIRPLWKHYYQNTQGLIFVVDSNDPERINDATEELQNMLEEDQLRDVVLLVFANKQDLPNAMSVSDITNKLGLRKLQLNTPWFVQATCATQGSGLLEGLDWLADQLSKR; this is encoded by the exons ATGGGTGTTATGGTTTCGCAACTCTTCTCTCGTTTCTTCGAGAAAAAACAGATGAGAATTCTAATGG TTGGGTTAGATGCTGCAGGGAAGACCACTGTCCTGTACAAACTAAAACTTGGAGAAGTTGTCACCACTATCCCCACTATTG GGTTCAATGTGGAGACGGTTGAGTACAAGAACATCAGCTTCACGGTGTGGGATGTAGGTGGTCAGCACGTCATCAGACCTCTGTGGAAGCATTACTACCAGAACACGCAG GGTCTTATATTTGTGGTAGACAGCAACGATCCTGAGAGGATAAATGATGCTACAGAGGAACTACAGAACATG CTTGAAGAGGACCAGCTGAGAGATGTAGTTCTGCTGGTGTTCGCCAACAAACAGGACCTTCCCAACGCCATGTCTGTCAGTGACATCACAAATAAACTGGGACTGAGGAAACTTCAACTGAATACTCCT tggTTTGTCCAGGCTACCTGTGCAACCCAGGGTTCAGGTCTGTTGGAAGGACTAGACTGGTTGGCTGACCAGCTTTCCAAGCGCTAA